In a single window of the Lynx canadensis isolate LIC74 chromosome E2, mLynCan4.pri.v2, whole genome shotgun sequence genome:
- the NUDT19 gene encoding nucleoside diphosphate-linked moiety X motif 19, translating into MNGSLRPGASSWRRAATMVLAAGWARPGPAAPSPPPPPAEGFRLLLLQRSESQGFLPGAHVFPGGVLDKADHSADWLRLFAPHHGPPRFGLGPPLSRPASFPGLPDPADEDGAALPNDVASRICAIREAFEEAGVLLLRPRDALPTAAEPARALAPPPGLDAWRDRVRRDPRHFLSLCAHLDCTPDIWALHDWGGWLTPFTRSGGRRFNTAFFLCCLREPPPVYPDLTEVVSCQWSSPSETTESFISKKIWLAPPQFYEIRRLGNFASLSDLHKFCLDGALEEMERWLPITFLTADAMLQLLPGDELYLEDSDFVENVMSTEKKTGEIMKEGKTFHRMVLHSRHVYSVHVTVQSKHKHVYPKTYVVSQSHL; encoded by the exons ATGAACGGCTCCCTGCGGCCGGGCGCCAGCAGCTGGCGACGGGCAGCCACCATGGTGCTGGCCGCTGGCTGGGCGCGCCCGGGCCCCGCCGCCCCgtcgccgcccccgccgcccgccgaGGGCTttcggctgctgctgctgcagcgCTCCGAGAGCCAAGGCTTCTTGCCCGGGGCGCACGTCTTCCCGGGGGGCGTGCTGGACAAGGCCGACCACTCGGCCGACTGGCTGCGCCTCTTCGCGCCGCACCACGGGCCGCCGCGTTTCGGCCTGGGCCCCCCACTGTCGCGGCCAGCCTCCTTCCCGGGGCTGCCCGACCCCGCCGACGAGGACGGCGCGGCGCTGCCGAATGACGTAGCCTCCCGCATCTGTGCCATCCGCGAGGCCTTCGAGGAGGCGGGCGTGCTGCTGCTGCGGCCGCGGGACGCCCTGCCCACCGCGGCCGAGCCCGCACGCGCCCTCGCGCCGCCGCCGGGCCTGGACGCCTGGCGCGACCGCGTCCGCCGCGACCCGCGCCACTTCCTGAGCCTGTGTGCGCACCTCGACTGCACGCCCGACATCTGGGCGCTGCACGACTGGGGCGGCTGGCTCACGCCGTTCACGCGCTCGGGCGGCCGCCGCTTCAACACCGCCTTTTTCCTGTGCTGCCTGCGGGAGCCGCCGCCCGTCTACCCGGACTTGACCGAGGTGGTGAGCTGCCAG TGGTCATCTCCATCAGAGACAACTGAGAGTTTCATATCGAAAAAAATTTGGTTAGCACCCCCACAGTTCTACGAAATAAGAAGGCTTGGAaactttgcctctctctctgacttgcACAAATTTTGTTTGGATGGTGCATtggaagagatggaaagatgGCTGCCGATCACATTTTTAACTGCTGATGCAATGCTCCAGCTTTTACCAG gaGATGAACTGTACTTAGAAGATTCAGACTTTGTAGAGAATGTTATGTCCacagaaaaaaagactggagaaATCATGAAGGAAGGCAAGACATTTCACCGAATGGTGTTACACAGCCGCCATGTGTACAGTGTCCACGTGACTGTCCAGTCAAAGCATAAACATGTTTATCCTAAGACCTACGTAGTAAGTCAGAGCCATCTATAG